The window AGCAAAAAGCATTATTCTCTTTGCTGCAAAAACAAGGGGCGATGACCTGGCCCCAGATTCGCTTGTCCGGATTTACTAAATCGCAATTAAACGCTCTGATTAACCGGCAATTATTAGTTGAGTCGCGATTACCCAATAACGTATTTCAATTCGATGAAAATGTTGTCGCGACTGAAAACCGACTGCAATTGACCACAGAGCAGGCGCTTGTTGTCAGTCAGATTACTCAACATCTGAACCAGTTTTCCTGTCATTTAATCGACGGTATTACTGGCAGCGGCAAAACCGAAGTGTATTTACAGGTCATGGAAAAGGTATTGGAGCAAAACCAGCAGGTGCTGGTGATAGTTCCGGAAATCGGCTTAACCCCTCAAACTCTGCATCGTTTTGAGCAACGCTTTAATGTTCCGATCATGTTACATCATAGTGGTTTAAATGATGGTGAGCGCTTGCAAACTTGGCAGTCGGCCCGGCTAGGTAGTGCGGCGATTGTTTTAGCGACTCGCTCCGGTGTATTCACGCCAATGCCAAACCTTGGTCTGATTATTGTTGATGAAGAACATGATGCCTCATTAAAACAACAGGAAGGATTTCGTTATCACTGCCGTGATTTGGCGATATTGCGAGCACAGCAACAACAGTTGCCGGTTATCCTCGGCAGTGCCACGCCTTCATTGGAATCTTTACACAATGCCAAGGCCCAGCGTTATCATTATCATCAGTTAACCCAGCGACCAGGCAGTAGTAAGTTGGCTACCATGCAGTTGGTGGATGTTTCCACTCAGCCATTGGTCTATGGTTTATCGGCGCAGGTGCAAAAAGCCATGCAGGCAACGCTGGAAAAAGGCGAGCAGGTTTTACTGTTTTTGAATCGTCGTGGTTTTGCTCCGGCGATTTCCTGTCAGGAATGTCATTGGATTAGTGAATGCCAGCGCTGCAACCGGCCATTTACCTTCCATCACAATCAACAATTGTTGGTCTGCCACCATTGTGGCAATCAAAAGCGAGTCGAGCGCCAATGTCAAAATTGTGGCAGTGTGCGGATAAAACCTCTGGGGCAAGGGACGGAACAACTGGAACAGCGACTAGAAGAATTGTTTCCGCAATTTAATTCCGTGCGAATCGACAGAGATAGTACACGCAGAAAGGGAGAGCTGGAGAAGCACCTGGAAGCCATTGCTAATAATGAATACCAAATTCTGGTTGGTACCCAGATGTTGGCCAAGGGCCATCATTTTCCGAATGTGACCTTAGTGGTGATGCTGGATGTCGATGGCGCACTCTTTAGTTATGATTTTCGGGCACCTGAGAAAATGGCGCAATTACTGGTTCAGGTCGCTGGTAGAGCCGGGCGAGCCAGCAAGCCAGGCCATGTATTGATTCAGACCCATTACCCCCAGCACCCTTTGCTTCAGGACTTAATTAATAACGGCTATGAACATTTTGCCCGATTTGCATTGATGGAAAGACAGCAGGCGATGATGCCGCCTTTTACCTTTCAAGCACTAATAAGAGCTGAAGCCAATCATGGATATTTGCCGGAGCAATTTCTTCGCGATATCACCGCACAAATAACAGATAGCGATTGTGCTATGTGCGGACCGGTAGCTGCGCCAATGGAGAAAAAGGCGGGAAAATTTCGTTATCACCTGACTATCCTTGGTAAAGATCGTCAGAGTCTTCATAAAACCACTAATCGCTTTATTCATTATGCTGAGCAACATGCAGATAAGAATAAGGTTCGTTGGCATGTGGATATCGATCCTCAGGATATGAGTTGGTAGAAATTTTGACCGCTTTGAAATAGCCAAGAATAGTGCTGTACATTCGAAACAGGTTCGATAAAATTGGCCTTAGGATCAAGGTAAGATCAAGTTCGAAACACAATGGCTCACAAAGACTATATTTCCAAGACTCGTCCAAAAAAGAAAAGTAACCCGTATCGCAAAAAAACAGCGGCGAAAAAGCGTGCGCCTGTCGATTGGGGATTTCGCCTTAAGCTTGTAGCTTTACTGGCTATCGTCGGTGGTGGTGTTTATTTTCTTAATTTTATTGATGAAAATCCGGGACCGCTGGCGGAACAGGGTCAGTCTATCGAATCACAAATTGCTCAGGTTCAGCAACAGGCTCAGCAAAAATCGCAACAAGAAGAAGATCCACTTCCGGAAAAACCTGAAGAGGAACTTGCGTTCTGGACCACCCTTCCGGAGAAAAAAGTTGAAGTTAACGGCGGCTACGAAGTCTCTGATCCGAAAAAACGTAAGCTCCAATGTGCGTCTTTGCGTTCTCGTCAAAGAGCCGAAGAACTGAAAGCAAAGATAGCCTTTACCACGGGACAGCCCTCAGATGTAATTCGTAAAGAAGGTTCAAACGGCGTTCTATATGTTGTGCAGCTTGGACCGTTCGAAAACAAACGCGCCGCAGAAAAGCTAAAGCACGAGTTGCGCAGTAATGGAATTAATTACTGCATTATCTACCCCTGGTCTTGAAATCCAGCCTGACCATTCCCACATAATCTACTATGTCTTTATAGGCCGTTGTCGGACACTCTGACAGCGGCTCTCGTATATTGGGTTATTGCATGAACAGGGCGCAGCCAGTTTATGAACGAACCGAACTAACAAGGGGTCAATAGTGACTACGATTGTTTCAGTACGCCGTGATGGCAAAGTATGTATTGGCGGCGATGGCCAGGTTTCTCTTGGCAACACGGTAATGAAGGGCAACGCCCGTAAAGTACGTCGTTTGTATCATGACAAAGTTTTAGCGGGTTTTGCCGGTGGTACCGCCGATGCATTTACCCTGTTTGAGCGATTTGAAAACAAATTAGAAATGCATCAGGGGCACCTGACCAAGGCGGCGGTTGAGTTAGCGAAAGACTGGCGCAGCGACAGAGCACTGCGTCGTCTTGAAGCTATGCTGGTTGTCGCCGATCACACCGCTTCATTAATCATCACCGGTAATGGTGATGTGGTGCAACCGGAAAATGATCTAATCGCAATCGGTAGCGGTGGCAATTATGCCCAGGCGGCGGCGACAGCGTTATTTGAGAATACCGAACTGGGTGCTCGTGACATTGTCGAAAAGTCTTTGAAGATCGCCGGTGATATCTGTGTGTTCACCAACCAGAATTTAACCATCGATGAATTATAGGTTAAGGAATTAGTTTAATGTCTAACATGACTCCTCGTGAAATCGTTCACGAACTTGATCAACATATTATCGGCCAGATGGATGCGAAAAAAGCCGTAGCCATCGCTTTAAGAAACCGCTGGCGTCGGATGCAACTTGATGATGAGTTGCGCGCCGAGGTAACACCGAAAAATATCCTGATGATAGGTCCAACCGGTGTTGGTAAAACCGAAATCGCTCGCCGTTTAGCAAAACTTGCAAAAGCGCCTTTCATTAAAGTTGAAGCCACTAAATTTACCGAAGTCGGTTATGTCGGTAAGGAAGTGGAAACCATTATCCGTGATTTGACGGATATGGCGATGAAAATGACCAAAGAGCAGGAAATGCAGCGGGTTCGTCATCTTGCTGAAGAAGCGGCTGAAGAGCGCATCTTGGATGTTTTAATTCCTAATCCTCGCAACAGCTTTGGAGAAGAGCAGGAAACTGACAATTCTTCGACCCGTCAGGTATTTCGTAAAAAGCTTCGTGAAGGCAAACTAGACGATAAAGAAATCGAAATCGACATCATCCAGCCACAGGTTGGCTTGGAAATTATGGCGCCTCCGGGAATGGAGGACATGACGTCGCAATTACAAAGCATGTTCCAGAACCTTTCCCAGGATAAGAGTAAAAAACGTAAGCTTAAAATTAAAGATGCGTTTAAAGCTTTGCAGGAAGAAGAAGCATCGAAACTTCTGAATCCAGATGAGTTGAAAGAAAAAGCCTTAGAAGCAGTCGAACAACACGGTATCGTGTTCTTGGATGAGGTAGATAAAATCTGTAAGCGTGGCGATACCTCAGGTCCTGACGTATCCCGTGAAGGTGTGCAACGTGACTTACTGCCTTTAGTTGAAGGCTCTACGGTATCTACTAAGCACGGTATGGTTAAAACCGACCATATTCTGTTTATTGCATCAGGCGCTTTCCAAATGGCCAAACCTTCCGATTTGATCCCGGAGCTACAGGGCCGTTTGCCAATTCGCGTGGAACTAAAAGCTCTAACCACGGAGGATTTTGTTCGCATTCTGACCGAACCTAACGCGTCATTGACCGAGCAATACATTGCCCTGATGGCAACCGAAGGTGTGAAAATTGAGTTCTCGGAAGATGGTATCCAGGCGCTGGCAACTGCCGCCTGGCAGGTAAACGAAACCACAGAGAACATAGGTGCTCGTCGTCTACATACGGTAATGGAACGCTTGATGGAAGATTTATCATTCCATGCCGATGATCACAGTGGTAATCTGGTGACTATCGATAAAGCTTATGTACAGAGCAAACTCGATATACTGGTTCAGGATGAAGACTTAAGCCGCTTTATCTTGTAACCCGGAACTTTGAATCGGCTCCAATCTTACAAAGGAGATAAGCCATGGCGGTCACTGAAATTGTTCATAGTAAGAAACAACGAGAGCTTACTTTAACCTTTAATGATGATTTCAGTGCAGCGCTGAGCGCAGAATTTTTGCGGGTTTATTCTCCTTTGGAACAAACTTCGGCTAAAGGTAAACCGAAACCACCGGTTAGCAACAAAAAGTTAGTGGCTATCACGGCCATCGATAATGTTGGTAAGCACGGCTTGAGAATCCATTTCGACGATGGTCATCAGGCGGTATATCGGCATTTATTGTTACAGGAATTTGCTCATAATAAGCAGCGTTTATGGCAGGAATATCTGGATGCGCTGGCCGTTACCGGCTATACCAGGGAAGCAAATATCGAAATTAAACAGCTGTAGTATTTTTCGATGTTCAGTCGTTACGCATATTTAATCTTAGGATTATTGATGGTTGGCCTCGCCACTCTCGGCGCCATCTTGCCGGGCCTCCCCACGACTCCTTTTGTGCTCGTCGCCGCAGCCTGTTTCGCTAAGTCCTCCCCCAAACTCCACAATTGGCTTCGCAACAATCGGGTATTTGGCCCGTTAATCAAAGACTGGCAACAACACCGCTGCATCAGTGGCAAAACTAAATTCATCGCCGTATTGATGATCCTTGGCTTTGGCAG is drawn from Thalassotalea sp. PS06 and contains these coding sequences:
- the priA gene encoding primosomal protein N' — encoded protein: MPRFFNIAIPVPMRQTFTYRLPERLQEQSIEVGARVLVPFGNRSLIGVVLSEQADCELDAEKIKDVQGILPAESHLNAQQVKFLLICARYYHHPVGDVFSQALPVLLRQTNEIDLRQPLCWQVDPQLSPEQLQEKLASIAKTAIKQKALFSLLQKQGAMTWPQIRLSGFTKSQLNALINRQLLVESRLPNNVFQFDENVVATENRLQLTTEQALVVSQITQHLNQFSCHLIDGITGSGKTEVYLQVMEKVLEQNQQVLVIVPEIGLTPQTLHRFEQRFNVPIMLHHSGLNDGERLQTWQSARLGSAAIVLATRSGVFTPMPNLGLIIVDEEHDASLKQQEGFRYHCRDLAILRAQQQQLPVILGSATPSLESLHNAKAQRYHYHQLTQRPGSSKLATMQLVDVSTQPLVYGLSAQVQKAMQATLEKGEQVLLFLNRRGFAPAISCQECHWISECQRCNRPFTFHHNQQLLVCHHCGNQKRVERQCQNCGSVRIKPLGQGTEQLEQRLEELFPQFNSVRIDRDSTRRKGELEKHLEAIANNEYQILVGTQMLAKGHHFPNVTLVVMLDVDGALFSYDFRAPEKMAQLLVQVAGRAGRASKPGHVLIQTHYPQHPLLQDLINNGYEHFARFALMERQQAMMPPFTFQALIRAEANHGYLPEQFLRDITAQITDSDCAMCGPVAAPMEKKAGKFRYHLTILGKDRQSLHKTTNRFIHYAEQHADKNKVRWHVDIDPQDMSW
- a CDS encoding SPOR domain-containing protein, with the protein product MAHKDYISKTRPKKKSNPYRKKTAAKKRAPVDWGFRLKLVALLAIVGGGVYFLNFIDENPGPLAEQGQSIESQIAQVQQQAQQKSQQEEDPLPEKPEEELAFWTTLPEKKVEVNGGYEVSDPKKRKLQCASLRSRQRAEELKAKIAFTTGQPSDVIRKEGSNGVLYVVQLGPFENKRAAEKLKHELRSNGINYCIIYPWS
- the hslV gene encoding ATP-dependent protease subunit HslV codes for the protein MTTIVSVRRDGKVCIGGDGQVSLGNTVMKGNARKVRRLYHDKVLAGFAGGTADAFTLFERFENKLEMHQGHLTKAAVELAKDWRSDRALRRLEAMLVVADHTASLIITGNGDVVQPENDLIAIGSGGNYAQAAATALFENTELGARDIVEKSLKIAGDICVFTNQNLTIDEL
- the hslU gene encoding HslU--HslV peptidase ATPase subunit is translated as MSNMTPREIVHELDQHIIGQMDAKKAVAIALRNRWRRMQLDDELRAEVTPKNILMIGPTGVGKTEIARRLAKLAKAPFIKVEATKFTEVGYVGKEVETIIRDLTDMAMKMTKEQEMQRVRHLAEEAAEERILDVLIPNPRNSFGEEQETDNSSTRQVFRKKLREGKLDDKEIEIDIIQPQVGLEIMAPPGMEDMTSQLQSMFQNLSQDKSKKRKLKIKDAFKALQEEEASKLLNPDELKEKALEAVEQHGIVFLDEVDKICKRGDTSGPDVSREGVQRDLLPLVEGSTVSTKHGMVKTDHILFIASGAFQMAKPSDLIPELQGRLPIRVELKALTTEDFVRILTEPNASLTEQYIALMATEGVKIEFSEDGIQALATAAWQVNETTENIGARRLHTVMERLMEDLSFHADDHSGNLVTIDKAYVQSKLDILVQDEDLSRFIL
- a CDS encoding gamma-butyrobetaine hydroxylase-like domain-containing protein — translated: MAVTEIVHSKKQRELTLTFNDDFSAALSAEFLRVYSPLEQTSAKGKPKPPVSNKKLVAITAIDNVGKHGLRIHFDDGHQAVYRHLLLQEFAHNKQRLWQEYLDALAVTGYTREANIEIKQL
- a CDS encoding YbaN family protein; the encoded protein is MVGLATLGAILPGLPTTPFVLVAAACFAKSSPKLHNWLRNNRVFGPLIKDWQQHRCISGKTKFIAVLMILGFGSYSLFFALENLWLKITIGIFLGIGLTVVLSLKTCPTSDSNRS